AAGCTGCAGGCACTACCCTCGCAGAGCAGCGCATTACCTTCTTGGGTGCAGGTTCTGCAGGCTGTGGCATTGCGGAAGCCATCATCGCGCAAATGGTGTCAGAAGGTATTACCGACGAAGAGGCTCGCGAGCGTGTGTTCATGGTCGACCGTTGGGGCCTGTTGTTGGACTCCATGCCAAACCTGCTCGACTTCCAACAAAAACTGGTACAAAAGTCTTCGGCTATCAAAGATTGGGAACTGCAAGACCAAAACGTTTCACTTTTGGATGTTGTTCAAAATGCGAAACCAACCGTCCTTATTGGTGTATCCGGTGCACCGGGTCTGTTCAGTGAAGAGGTGATTAAGGCGATGCATGCCAATTGCGAGCGCCCAATTGTATTCCCACTGTCAAACCCAACAAGCCGCGTAGAAGCTACGCCGTTTGATATCCTGCGTTGGACTAACGGTGAAGCGCTTGTTGCGACTGGTAGCCCATTCGAACCCGTGGTGTTGGACGGCGGCAAGACCTTTACGATTGCGCAGTGCAATAATAGCTATATCTTCCCGGGCATTGGTTTGGGCGTCCTTGCTGTTGAAGCCAAGCGCGTCACTGATGAGATGTTGATGGAATCAAGCCGCGCGCTCGCAGAATGTTCGCCGTTGGCGAAGTTTGGTCGTGGTCCTCTGCTTCCAGCACTTGAAGAGATTCATTCAGTGTCACGTCATATCGCGCTGGCTGTTGCTAAGAAAGCAATTGAACAAGGTGTTGCACTCGAGTTGGCTGAGGATGCGTTGCAAGAACGTATTGACGCAATTTTCTGGCAACCTAAGTACCGTCAGTACAAACGTACATCGTTCTAATCGTCTTATCTGTGCCATTTGAAACAACCTCTGCTTTTGCGGAGGTTGTTTTTGTTATTTCCTTCAAATTGGTTTAACCTGCTGTTTCTTCCGCTGATATTTAATTCCCCTTACTGTGATGTCATTGCGTAAAGCGTCTTTTGTAATCATTACTGTTGTTGTCGCCTCACTTGTTGCCATTGCAGCAATGGATTTCTGGGTGACGTTCCAGGCAAAAGACCGCATATACAGAACGGTAGACAATACACCAAACCGACACATCGGTTTGGTACTGGGAACCAGCAAATACATTGGCAGAACACTCAACCCCTATTACACCTACCGAATCGAAGCTGCACAGCAACTGTATCTCAACGACAAGGTCGACGTGATGCTCCTCAGTGGTGACAACGCACATCGCTCATACAACGAGCCTTGGACAATGAAGCGCGACTTGCTGAAAGCAGGGATCCCTGACGATCGCATTTTCCTCGACTATGCTGGGTTTCGCACGCTGGACTCCATCATTCGTGCCAAGAAAGTATTTGATGCAGACGAATTCACATTAGTCACACAAGCATTCCACTGCGAGCGCGCTCTGTTCATCGCCGACTACTATGACATCGATGCAATCTGTCTGGCTGTTCCAAGTCCAGGTGGAACAGCGGGTATGAAAATCCGAGCTCGAGAAACACTCGCACGTGTTAAAGCGGTGTTGGATATTTATGTATTAAACGAACAACCTAAGTTCCTCGGGCCAAAAGAGAGCATTCCAACAGAAGCACTTTCTGACAAGTAGAAGCCCCGTAAAACCTCGGTAATACATGGATGGGTAGATTTCCACCCATTCTAAAATTATCACCTCCCACTTTTAAACATTCACGCAACATCATGTTAATTCCCCCCATCAATGTTCCAAAGCTTTCGGCAATAATGCTCGTCATGAGTCACCGACTCGTTTACTGATTTTTCTATAAAAACAAAAACAAGAAAATTGTCCTACTTACTTATAAAGGAAGCCCTAATGACAGCATTAACCCTTGCTTTTAAAGATTGGCTGTTCAATAGAAACAGCATGATTCTCCTTGCAGACATTGCACTCTTTTTCATTCTCATGAATGTCTTACCGTTTGAAGAAAACGTCGTTATCGGCTTATCCATGCTGGTATTTATTGCAGTGCTTTGGCTCACTGAGGCGCTGCATGTCAGCATCACCGCCTTACTTGTGCCTTTATTAGCAGTCGGGCTGGGCGTATTCAAAACGCCTGCCGCATTAGCAAACTTCGCCAATCCAATTATTTTCCTTTTCCTTGGCGGTTTTGCGCTGGCAGCAGCACTACATGTGCAGAAGCTTGACCAAGCCATTGCTGACAAAGTTCTTCTAATGGCAAAAGGCCGAATGAGTGTCGCGGTTATGATGCTGTTTGGCGTTACTGCTGGCCTTTCTATGTGGATTTCAAACACAGCAACAACAGCGATGATGCTGCCATTGGTATTGGGCGTTCTTAGCAAGGTCAACGCAAAGTCTGAACGCGGTACTTTTGTTTTCGTTCTTCTTGGGATTGCCTACTGCGCCAGTATTGGTGGTATCGCGACTATTGTCGGCAGCCCACCAAACGCCATTGCTGCCGCGGAAGTGAATCTGAACTTTGCAGACTGGATGAAGTTGGGTTTGCCAATCACCCTTACACTACTTCCACTGACTATTGCTGTACTGTATTTACTAACCAAGCCAAACTTGAATCACACATTTGACCTCAACCACAAGCCCATCGAATGGACAAACGGCCGACGCTTAACACTGGCTATCTTTGCTTTCACCGCTTTCTGCTGGATATTTAGCAAACCTATTAACCAAATGTTGGGCGGCCTGAGTAAGTTTGATTCACTCGTTGCACTGACCGCTATTGTTCTGTTGGGTGCAAGCCGTGTCGTGAAATGGAAGGATATAGAGAAGACTACAGACTGGGGCATCTTATTGCTGTTCGGTGGTGGTCTGACACTTAGTAACGTACTGAAAGCGACGGGGACGAGTGTATTTCTTGCCGAATCTCTGAGTGGCTTCCTTTCAAGTGCAGGCATTTTCTTCACACTGCTGACAGTAGTGGCCTTCGTTGTATTCCTGACAGAGTTCGCAAGTAATACCGCGAGTGCTGCCCTGCTGGTGCCTGTATTTGCAACCGTTGCAGAAGCACTTGGCGTATCTCCCGTCATTCTGTCTGCTCTTATTGCCGTCGCTGCGTCTTGCGCATTTATGCTGCCGGTCGCAACCCCTCCTAATGCCATTGTGTTTGGTTCGGGTCATATCAAACAGTCAGAAATGATGCGTGCAGGTAGTTACTTGAACGTCGTCGCTATCATTGTGCTGGCTCTGTTTGCTTGGATATTTTGGTAAAACCAAAGTCGGAATAACAAAATGCGGTACCTCCCTCTTTGTGGCCTTCGGGCCACTTTTTTGTTTCAAATCACTTCCCTGCTATACCCGTTTGTTTCAACCCCTTAACGGGAGTAAACTGCTTTCATTATTACGAGAAAAAGAGAAACTCATGCCATTTGCAGAAATTACTGGCTGGGGAAAATGTTTACCTCAGGCAGAACTTACTAACAACGACCTCAGCACCTTCATCGAAACCTCCGACGAATGGATTTCAAGCAGAACCGGCATCAGCGCTCGCAGAATCAGTCATGTTAATACATCAGACATGGCTGCTGTTGCTGGCAAAAATGCGCTGGCTGCTGCTGGCATTGAAGGCAAAGATCTCGACCTCATCATCGTTGCCACATGCTCTCCCGACACACTCATTCCAAACATTGCCTCTAAAGTACAGCTTGAATTAGGCTCTAAAAAAGCAGCGGCTTTTGATCTTAACGCTGCTTGTACTGGCTTTCTGTATTCATTGGAAACCGCAACCCGCATGATTCAGTCAGGCAATTATCAACATGCGTTGGTGATTGGTGCGGAGCGCCTAACCTGGTATCTAGACTGGAGCAAACGTGATACGGCTGTACTTTTCGGTGATGGCGCGGGTGCTGTTATTCTCAGCAAAACAGACAAAGAAGTTGGGCTCCTGGATGCTCAGCTTGGCTGTGACTCAGAAGGCCGTGATGTTCTGGCTATTCCGGAGTTTGGTACCGCGATGCCTCGTTTTGAGCAAGACAACGGTTATTTTGACTTTAACTTTGTCGGCCGCGAGATCTTCAAGCGTGCAGTAAAAGGTATGGGTTCAGCTGCAGGCACTGTACTTTCACGTTCCAGTATGACGCCTGAAGACATCAATGTAGTGATTCCGCACCAAGCGAATAAGCGCATCATTGAAGCCTTGTGTGATCACGCTAAGATCCCTCTTGAGAAAGCGTTTATCAACATTCACAAGTATGGCAACACCTCTGCAGCCACGATTCCAATCGCACTGTGTGAAGCAGTTGAAGAAGGTCGTGTGCAGCCAAATAACACGCTTCTGATGGCAGCATTCGGTGCAGGATTAACTTGGGGTGCAGGTGTGCTTAGATGGGGTGATCGTGTGACTCCACTTAGTCAGTCAGATGCTGCACTTCCAGAACCGGCAACCAATGCGTTGGGCCTGCTTGAAGAGGCTATTGCACTCTGTAAAGCTAACGCTGAAAAGTAAGTTTTTTATACCCAAACAAAGAAGCCGCTACACAGCGGCTTCTTTGTTTTTGTTAAGGCTTTAAATCACACGGTCGCTATGAACGACTCAGCAAAAACTTCGACTCGGTTACGGCCATTCTGTTTAGCCCTATAAAGTGCGTCATCAGCATCTGCTATCATCGCTGCAATACTGCCCTCTCGCATCGAAGAAACGCCAACACTACATGACAGTTCAGCATCATGAGGCCAGTCAGTAGTTTCGAAGGCCGCACGGATTTTTTCTGCCAAAAACGATGCTTGCGCCAGATTGCGGTTTGGACAGAAAATCACAAATTCTTCTCCCCCCCAACGAATAATGACATCGCTTGTGGACACGGATTCACGAAGAACTTCAGCGGTACAAATTAATAATCGATCACCCATATCGTGACCATAGGTGTCATTTATTTTTTTGAAGTGATCAATATCCAAACAAAGCGCAGTACAGTTTTTACCATCCGTCGATGCCAACGCCTTTTCTAGCTCAGGGTAAATATCCATACGATTACGAAGACCGGTCAGCGCATCTGTGGTCGCCATAATAGACAGCGTCTCGCTTTGCTGTTTTAACGCAGTATTGATGGCTTTCAATCTGTTTGCACGGCGCCTTTCCAAATCATAAACCCGACGGCTCTGCAAGTACTTCACGGCCAGTAAGACAGTTGCGGTCGCCAGCCAAATAAACGTTAGCGAACGGAACAAACCCGCCTCAGTGACCATCACTCCTTCAAATCTAATGTTTTTAATTGTCAATTCATGCTTCCCGACGGTAGGAGCACTGCCTGTGGCGATTTCTATGAGAGAAATATTGCTCATATCAGGCCCTGCATGCTCCAAAGGTATATCTAAATCGGAAATCCACCATGACAGTACCTGAAACGAATTGAGTGGAAGCACTATCTCAGACATTTCCTCCGTTGGATTGTATTCAATGCCATTAAACTTCATGGAGACCGGATCTTCGGTTATTGAATAAGCATCATTGAAGTTGCGCAGATAAACACGAAGACGTTGATCTGGCGCTGGCGCTTTGTATGCTGCTTCTATGATCATTGAGTGATAATTCGCCAAATCTATCCCGTGGGTAACACTTGGGCTTAAGCTAATTGCCACTTCACAGAACGGCCAACGGTAGGCTGATCCAAGCTCACACTCTAACGCCACACTGCCATCATCCTTGGTATACACACGTCCCTTGGTATTTCCTCCCATTGGCGTGTCATCGATGTAGCGGAATTGAAACTCTGTGGGCGAAATAACATAGCTCGATTGAGCGCCACCGATAAAAAACCAAACCACAGTGGCAACGGAAAAGAAGAGCAAAACGAATATTGCGACTAAGGCTCGCGAAAACTTATAACTTAACAATGGTCTATCTGACTCTTATGACTATTTGGTTTTAATCTGCCACCTTCTCATAATTTGATGGCATTTTTTAAACAAAAGACACCGCTTTTGCGGTGCCTTGATTTAACTCAAGATTACAAAGACTTAGAAAATGAGTCTATCGAACCTATCGTTGAATATTCAGGAATGCAGCACCTCGTACACCACCG
The nucleotide sequence above comes from Grimontia kaedaensis. Encoded proteins:
- a CDS encoding SLC13 family permease; protein product: MTALTLAFKDWLFNRNSMILLADIALFFILMNVLPFEENVVIGLSMLVFIAVLWLTEALHVSITALLVPLLAVGLGVFKTPAALANFANPIIFLFLGGFALAAALHVQKLDQAIADKVLLMAKGRMSVAVMMLFGVTAGLSMWISNTATTAMMLPLVLGVLSKVNAKSERGTFVFVLLGIAYCASIGGIATIVGSPPNAIAAAEVNLNFADWMKLGLPITLTLLPLTIAVLYLLTKPNLNHTFDLNHKPIEWTNGRRLTLAIFAFTAFCWIFSKPINQMLGGLSKFDSLVALTAIVLLGASRVVKWKDIEKTTDWGILLLFGGGLTLSNVLKATGTSVFLAESLSGFLSSAGIFFTLLTVVAFVVFLTEFASNTASAALLVPVFATVAEALGVSPVILSALIAVAASCAFMLPVATPPNAIVFGSGHIKQSEMMRAGSYLNVVAIIVLALFAWIFW
- a CDS encoding ketoacyl-ACP synthase III, translating into MPFAEITGWGKCLPQAELTNNDLSTFIETSDEWISSRTGISARRISHVNTSDMAAVAGKNALAAAGIEGKDLDLIIVATCSPDTLIPNIASKVQLELGSKKAAAFDLNAACTGFLYSLETATRMIQSGNYQHALVIGAERLTWYLDWSKRDTAVLFGDGAGAVILSKTDKEVGLLDAQLGCDSEGRDVLAIPEFGTAMPRFEQDNGYFDFNFVGREIFKRAVKGMGSAAGTVLSRSSMTPEDINVVIPHQANKRIIEALCDHAKIPLEKAFINIHKYGNTSAATIPIALCEAVEEGRVQPNNTLLMAAFGAGLTWGAGVLRWGDRVTPLSQSDAALPEPATNALGLLEEAIALCKANAEK
- a CDS encoding GGDEF domain-containing protein, coding for MLFFSVATVVWFFIGGAQSSYVISPTEFQFRYIDDTPMGGNTKGRVYTKDDGSVALECELGSAYRWPFCEVAISLSPSVTHGIDLANYHSMIIEAAYKAPAPDQRLRVYLRNFNDAYSITEDPVSMKFNGIEYNPTEEMSEIVLPLNSFQVLSWWISDLDIPLEHAGPDMSNISLIEIATGSAPTVGKHELTIKNIRFEGVMVTEAGLFRSLTFIWLATATVLLAVKYLQSRRVYDLERRRANRLKAINTALKQQSETLSIMATTDALTGLRNRMDIYPELEKALASTDGKNCTALCLDIDHFKKINDTYGHDMGDRLLICTAEVLRESVSTSDVIIRWGGEEFVIFCPNRNLAQASFLAEKIRAAFETTDWPHDAELSCSVGVSSMREGSIAAMIADADDALYRAKQNGRNRVEVFAESFIATV
- a CDS encoding SanA/YdcF family protein, which produces MSLRKASFVIITVVVASLVAIAAMDFWVTFQAKDRIYRTVDNTPNRHIGLVLGTSKYIGRTLNPYYTYRIEAAQQLYLNDKVDVMLLSGDNAHRSYNEPWTMKRDLLKAGIPDDRIFLDYAGFRTLDSIIRAKKVFDADEFTLVTQAFHCERALFIADYYDIDAICLAVPSPGGTAGMKIRARETLARVKAVLDIYVLNEQPKFLGPKESIPTEALSDK